In Populus nigra chromosome 1, ddPopNigr1.1, whole genome shotgun sequence, one genomic interval encodes:
- the LOC133683331 gene encoding probable purine permease 4 yields MSNNSVRVQEDQKAKTNKRYMFLLVINYLFLFAGSLSSSLLSKFYFNHHGSSRWVSTWVQSAGFPLLIFPIYLPFYVLKCTDRRPFSHFTPRILILSILIGLMLGVNNLLFSWGNSYLPVSTSSLLLSSQLVFNLILSVIIVKQKITFQNLNCVVLLTLSSVLLALGSSHDKPQGLTRAKYFVGFFSTIGAGLLFALYLPVMEKIYKWIYCYEMVMEMQLVMEIAATALATAGMASDGGFSEMKRESQVKFDKGPKIYWVTVFANVVTWQLCFMGTAGMVFLTSSLTGGICMTALLAMNVLGGVLVYGDEFGGVKVVSTVLCGWGFCSYVYGMYLKMREEKEKENKNHGMEMAHNVVSANNV; encoded by the coding sequence ATGAGCAACAATTCAGTTAGAGTGCAAGAAGACCAAAAGGCCAAGACGAACAAGAGATACATGTTTCTTTTGGTGATCAACTACCTGTTCCTCTTTGCGGGCTCACTCTCTTCGAGCTTACtctcaaagttttatttcaaccATCACGGTTCAAGCAGATGGGTATCTACATGGGTACAATCTGCTGGTTTCCCTCTTCTTATCTTCCCCATTTACCTCCCTTTTTATGTCCTCAAATGCACTGATAGACGTCCCTTTAGTCACTTCACTCCAAGGATATTAATCTTATCAATCTTAATAGGTCTTATGTTAGGCGTGAATAACCTTCTCTTTTCATGGGGCAATTCTTATCTCCCAGTATCAACCTCATCTCTACTTTTGTCTTCTCAACTTGTATTCAACCTTATTCTCTCGGTTATCATAGTAAAACAAAAGATCACCTTTCAAAATCTCAACTGTGTAGTCCTTTTGACCCTAAGTTCAGTCCTTTTGGCTTTAGGTTCAAGCCATGATAAACCTCAAGGACTAACCCGTGCAAAATACTTCGTTGGTTTCTTTTCAACCATAGGAGCTGGCttgttatttgctttatatttaCCAGTCATGGAAAAGATATACAAATGGATCTACTGTTATGAGATGGTGATGGAAATGCAGTTAGTGATGGAGATTGCTGCCACAGCTCTGGCCACTGCGGGGATGGCATCAGACGGTGGTTTTTCAGAGATGAAGAGAGAGAGCCAAGTCAAATTTGATAAAGGACCAAAGATTTACTGGGTGACGGTGTTCGCTAACGTGGTTACATGGCAGCTATGCTTCATGGGCACAGCAGGAATGGTTTTCTTAACATCATCACTAACAGGAGGGATTTGCATGACTGCCCTTTTGGCCATGAACGTGTTAGGAGGGGTGCTGGTCTATGGAGATGAGTTTGGTGGTGTCAAGGTAGTATCCACTGTGCTTTGTGGGTGGGGTTTTTGTTCTTATGTTTATGGTATGTATCTtaaaatgagagaagaaaaggagaaggagaatAAAAATCATGGGATGGAGATGGCTCATAACGTTGTATCAGCCAACAATgtttag